The Conger conger chromosome 15, fConCon1.1, whole genome shotgun sequence genome contains a region encoding:
- the LOC133112104 gene encoding C2 calcium-dependent domain-containing protein 4C-like — MWVVEKIRVSVERTNLPLPVAEYSFKITDIMFGDKTTCGKGKRPSLCPNIITPDTIPEFCIPSRVPTLQDPGRPPATAPCSIPRPEAPTGELGSHHIIQVESVDDGPFEGGFSDEETTNADPQSQAALSLPHLAKTQTCYGFCTLLESPNTRRKESIFHSDPATCSTPLLIPRSRSNTYSRSSLPSSPSSPCSPPFSLHSFSSRLSPRALSLSRQGTLDSDTTSSAESSPFSSPLLARSPPKSSLFKALSHEKLLSRSARKMAVTRNNSLSTDEGSSTDSSPNVLRRASEDLLEPPPCGYRLAPPAIFPMDPVLYRDRVLRENRVPLGQDGTLRLSAEYCPENLRLRVRLISAEGLYPPDVDPKSINCSVSVALIPGKTQKQRSTVIRKSRNPIFNEDFFFDGISEDGLCFRMLHFKVVNKMSAMKRDYALGDCEVPLTSIL; from the coding sequence ATGTGGGTGGTGGAGAAGATCCGTGTGTCAGTGGAGAGGACAAACCTGCCCCTCCCTGTGGCAGAATACAGCTTCAAAATCACCGACATCATGTTCGGGGATAAAACGACCTGCGGGAAAGGCAAGAGGCCCTCCCTCTGCCCCAACATCATCACCCCGGACACCATCCCAGAGTTCTGCATCCCGTCCAGGGTCCCCACCCTGCAGGACCCCGGCAGGCCCCCGGCCACCGCCCCGTGCTCCATCCCCAGGCCAGAGGCTCCAACGGGGGAGCTGGGGAGCCACCACATCATCCAGGTGGAGAGTGTGGACGACGGGCCCTTCGAGGGCGGTTTCAGCGACGAGGAGACCACCAACGCCGACCCCCAGAGCCAGGccgccctctccctgccccaccTGGCCAAGACCCAGACCTGCTACGGCTTCTGCACCCTGCTGGAGAGCCCCAACACCCGAAGGAAGGAGTCCATCTTCCACAGCGACCCCGCTACCTGTTCCACCCCGCTGCTCATCCCCCGGAGCAGGTCCAACACCTACTCCAGGTCCTCCCTGCCCTCCTCGCCCTCTTCTCCCTGCTCGCCCCCCTTCAGCCTCCACTCATTCAGCTCCCGCCTCTCCCCCAGGGCTCTGTCACTGAGTCGGCAGGGCACCCTCGACAGTGACACCACCTCCTCAGCTGAGTCCTCCCCCTTTAGCTCCCCCCTCCTGGCCCGCTCGCCCCCTAAGTCCTCGCTGTTCAAGGCGCTGAGCCACGAGAAGCTGCTGTCCAGGAGCGCACGTAAAATGGCCGTCACCCGCAACAACTCCCTGTCCACTGACGAGGGCAGCTCCACGGACAGCAGCCCCAACGTGCTGAGGAGGGCCTCCGAGGACCTGCTGGAGCCCCCGCCCTGCGGCTACCGCCTGGCCCCGCCCGCCATCTTCCCCATGGACCCGGTGCTCTATCGGGACCGCGTTCTGAGGGAGAACCGGGTTCCTCTGGGGCAGGACgggaccctgcggctctctgcCGAGTACTGCCCGGAGAACCTGAGGCTCCGGGTTCGGCTGATCAGTGCAGAGGGGCTCTACCCCCCTGACGTGGACCCCAAGAGCATCAACTGCAGCGTAAGCGTTGCCCTCATACCCGGGAAGACACAGAAGCAGCGGAGCACGGTCATCCGCAAGAGTCGCAACCCCATCTTCAACGAAGACTTCTTCTTCGACGGCATCTCGGAAGACGGCCTCTGCTTCAGGATGCTGCACTTCAAAGTGGTCAACAAAATGTCCGCCATGAAGAGAGACTATGCTCTGGGAGACTGTGAAGTTCCTCTGACAAGCATACTGTAA